In one Pseudarthrobacter oxydans genomic region, the following are encoded:
- a CDS encoding NINE protein, translated as MPQPGYGYPQSKSKIAAGLLGIFLGGLGIHRFYLGYTKIGIIQLVLAIVLSVLGLGFLALWGLIEGIMILAGAVYFQRDAHGVPLRN; from the coding sequence ATGCCCCAGCCGGGTTACGGTTACCCGCAGTCCAAGTCGAAGATCGCGGCAGGCCTGTTGGGCATATTCCTGGGTGGCCTGGGTATCCACCGCTTTTACCTTGGATATACAAAGATCGGCATCATCCAGCTCGTGCTCGCGATCGTCCTGAGTGTGCTGGGCTTGGGATTCCTCGCCTTGTGGGGCCTTATCGAGGGCATCATGATCCTCGCGGGCGCCGTCTACTTCCAGCGGGACGCCCACGGCGTTCCGCTCCGCAACTAG
- a CDS encoding GNAT family N-acetyltransferase: protein MARLIAPDVTYHSSWLEGAVEFDGARRDGGGAEDWPLEQLKNPQTFGRFVDALLRDALPETPRKPGHVPCTYLWIVEGSTFLGSLAIRHELTDFLLNEGGHIGYSVRPSARRRGHAARALADALPIARELGIQRVLLTCDEENAGSRATIEKNGGVHEDTRNGKRRYWIDTA, encoded by the coding sequence ATGGCCCGCCTCATCGCTCCGGACGTTACTTACCACTCCTCCTGGCTGGAAGGAGCCGTTGAGTTCGACGGCGCCCGGCGTGACGGCGGAGGCGCCGAGGACTGGCCCCTGGAGCAACTCAAAAATCCCCAAACTTTCGGCCGCTTCGTGGACGCGCTACTTAGAGACGCACTGCCGGAGACCCCGCGCAAGCCGGGGCATGTGCCCTGCACCTACCTGTGGATCGTTGAAGGCAGCACGTTCCTTGGCTCACTCGCCATCAGGCACGAGCTGACCGACTTCCTCCTCAACGAGGGCGGGCACATCGGCTACAGTGTCAGGCCCTCTGCACGGCGCCGCGGCCATGCAGCCAGGGCGCTGGCTGATGCCCTGCCGATCGCCCGGGAACTTGGAATCCAGCGGGTCCTCCTTACCTGCGATGAGGAAAACGCAGGCTCCCGGGCCACCATCGAAAAGAACGGCGGCGTTCACGAGGACACCCGCAACGGCAAACGCCGCTACTGGATCGACACGGCGTAA
- a CDS encoding PH domain-containing protein, with amino-acid sequence MTEIIHDKYEQLEQIRAGLLQGEIVYAVYDCIGVGTGFVGITNMRVILQDKSFVGNKLAVVSVPYKNIRSVSMLSNKSMMGRFASTSSIGIDTGGSIKEADFRGDDKAKHAHDLILWNMLNTK; translated from the coding sequence TTGACTGAGATCATTCACGACAAGTATGAACAGCTCGAGCAAATCAGGGCCGGGCTCCTGCAGGGAGAAATCGTCTACGCCGTTTACGACTGCATCGGGGTCGGTACCGGCTTCGTGGGCATCACCAACATGCGCGTAATCCTCCAGGACAAGAGCTTCGTCGGAAACAAACTTGCCGTCGTGTCCGTGCCCTACAAGAACATCCGCTCCGTCTCGATGCTGTCCAACAAGTCGATGATGGGCAGGTTCGCGTCAACCTCCAGCATCGGAATCGACACGGGTGGCAGCATCAAGGAAGCGGACTTCCGCGGCGATGACAAAGCCAAGCACGCACATGACTTGATTCTCTGGAACATGCTGAACACCAAATAG
- a CDS encoding TetR/AcrR family transcriptional regulator codes for MTAGTGQDHRKLPRRRGAVLNNAIFDAVLAEIAESGYSALTMDRVAERARASKASLYRRWPGRAALVLDAAYASMHGPDTVPDTGSLRLDTLTAMRQAARLLEGTVGQAVRGVLGEALQNPEVAAEVREFTHGNASRMMHEILASAVRRGECDPDLVTGFRLEAGPALLRQRFIFGSGPIEDDFLVGIVDEVVLPLFGLDPGHTRRAPETVTEGELRP; via the coding sequence GTGACCGCTGGAACGGGCCAGGACCATCGAAAGCTGCCGCGCCGGCGCGGCGCGGTCCTGAACAACGCGATCTTCGATGCCGTCCTGGCAGAGATCGCCGAATCCGGATACTCTGCGCTGACTATGGACCGGGTAGCCGAACGCGCGCGCGCAAGCAAAGCCTCGCTCTACCGGCGCTGGCCCGGCCGCGCCGCCCTGGTACTGGACGCCGCCTACGCCTCTATGCATGGCCCGGACACCGTCCCGGACACCGGCAGCCTGCGGCTGGATACCTTGACCGCCATGCGGCAGGCTGCCCGGCTGCTGGAAGGGACCGTTGGACAGGCCGTTCGCGGAGTGTTGGGTGAGGCCTTGCAGAACCCCGAAGTTGCCGCAGAAGTCCGTGAGTTCACGCATGGAAACGCCAGCAGGATGATGCATGAGATCCTTGCCAGCGCCGTAAGACGGGGCGAATGCGATCCGGACCTCGTGACTGGCTTCAGGCTCGAGGCCGGTCCCGCCCTGCTGCGGCAACGGTTCATCTTCGGCTCCGGCCCCATCGAGGATGACTTCCTGGTGGGGATTGTGGACGAAGTGGTGCTGCCGCTGTTCGGCCTCGACCCGGGGCACACCCGGCGGGCACCTGAAACTGTAACTGAAGGAGAGCTGCGCCCGTGA
- a CDS encoding PEP-utilizing enzyme has product MEWAITGGRLYVLQSRPMTALPPQPLHLNPFQRLMGPFFLEMFQERPYPLDVSGWMQRGILAMLHGMAGSVGVVFPSVNDLLPEEDGVVVRLVPPVPHPTLRTLGAPVSVVRRARRFNPTRWTRDSRFATFLENLRRLNAQDPRTLAWRGVIGLAEDAFATMRGITELRISYLPGAFLPQAKLRLMLMLLGKRHLGPALIAGAETRTSQANRALEALADQVRSHGTLARAFTELEPGELLSRLEHDPEFKEFHTQFQAFLAEYGHRETVSVLLSSSPTWSDAPEVVLGLVTSMMGERRPAADQTGQALAELKRHPALRIAALRRHLLSAVDAAKAGTAFREDSHFYATMVLPPLRRALSELGRRLCDAGVLADAADVQHLRFEELAGMDDGGALPAAERERYRRLVLARAAKRRELEGIPLLDTATLFAHMRPAPGTLASGMPASRGQATGTVRIIRGPDEFGLLRSGEVLVCPYTNPSWTPLFQRAAAVVVDAGGIASHAAIVAREYGIPAVMATGSGTRDLQTGQLVLVDGTRGQVTAAVAEPSS; this is encoded by the coding sequence ATGGAATGGGCCATCACCGGCGGGCGCCTGTACGTGCTCCAGTCGCGGCCGATGACCGCCCTGCCGCCGCAGCCACTACACCTGAACCCGTTCCAGCGCCTGATGGGTCCGTTCTTCCTGGAGATGTTCCAGGAACGTCCGTATCCCCTGGACGTGTCCGGCTGGATGCAGCGCGGCATTCTGGCCATGCTGCACGGCATGGCCGGAAGCGTCGGCGTCGTCTTCCCGTCGGTGAACGACTTGCTGCCGGAGGAGGACGGCGTGGTGGTCCGGCTGGTTCCTCCGGTGCCGCACCCTACACTTCGCACGCTCGGCGCACCCGTTTCCGTGGTGCGCCGGGCCCGCCGGTTCAATCCAACCCGGTGGACCCGGGACAGCAGGTTCGCCACATTCCTGGAGAACCTCCGGCGGCTCAACGCCCAAGACCCCCGGACCTTGGCCTGGCGAGGGGTGATCGGGCTCGCGGAGGACGCCTTCGCCACGATGCGGGGGATCACCGAGCTGCGGATCTCGTACCTGCCGGGAGCTTTCCTTCCGCAGGCCAAGCTGCGCCTGATGCTCATGCTGCTGGGCAAGAGGCACCTTGGCCCGGCACTCATCGCCGGCGCGGAAACCCGCACCAGCCAGGCAAACCGTGCGCTGGAGGCCCTGGCCGACCAGGTCCGGTCGCATGGCACGCTCGCCCGGGCCTTCACGGAACTTGAACCGGGCGAACTGCTTTCCCGGCTGGAGCACGATCCTGAATTCAAGGAATTCCACACACAATTCCAGGCATTCCTGGCAGAATACGGCCACCGTGAAACCGTCAGCGTGCTCTTGTCCAGTTCACCAACCTGGTCCGATGCCCCCGAGGTGGTTCTAGGCCTGGTCACCTCCATGATGGGAGAGCGGCGGCCGGCCGCAGACCAAACCGGCCAGGCCCTTGCGGAACTGAAACGTCATCCCGCCCTGCGGATCGCGGCCCTGCGGCGGCACCTGCTGTCCGCCGTCGACGCCGCAAAAGCCGGGACCGCCTTCCGCGAAGACAGCCACTTCTACGCCACCATGGTGCTGCCGCCGCTCCGGCGCGCGCTGTCCGAACTGGGCCGGCGGTTGTGCGATGCCGGGGTGCTGGCTGATGCGGCCGATGTCCAGCACCTGCGCTTTGAAGAACTGGCGGGAATGGACGACGGCGGCGCGCTGCCTGCCGCCGAGAGGGAACGCTACCGCCGGCTGGTGCTGGCCAGGGCCGCGAAACGCCGGGAACTGGAAGGCATTCCGCTGCTGGACACGGCAACGCTGTTCGCTCACATGCGTCCGGCGCCCGGGACTCTGGCGTCCGGCATGCCCGCCAGCCGCGGCCAGGCCACCGGGACGGTGAGGATCATTCGCGGGCCGGACGAATTCGGACTGCTCCGCAGCGGCGAGGTCCTGGTCTGCCCCTACACCAACCCATCCTGGACTCCCCTGTTCCAGCGCGCGGCCGCCGTCGTGGTTGACGCCGGCGGGATCGCCTCCCATGCTGCCATCGTCGCCCGGGAATACGGGATCCCCGCCGTCATGGCCACCGGGTCGGGGACCCGTGACCTGCAGACCGGCCAGCTGGTCCTGGTGGACGGCACCCGCGGACAGGTCACGGCGGCTGTTGCGGAGCCGTCGTCGTGA
- a CDS encoding helix-turn-helix domain-containing protein, with the protein MTRLPWARRVVALSSLGDEKRRQLYELVLAAPAALSRDEAADATDLPRSTVSFHLDRLVADGLLAVEFHKPAGKSGPGSGRPSKVYRAVAREVGVSVPDRNYDLAGELMAAAIDEAAANNQPVRDVLLATAYAKGKSLAADSQGLEDFLVAFGYRPNPDGSGGFTLPNCPFHRLSEGHPGVVCAMNGAFLSGAAAGSGEPEERVAANNSPGQCCARITPRGA; encoded by the coding sequence ATGACCAGGCTTCCGTGGGCACGCCGGGTGGTGGCGCTGTCCTCCCTCGGGGACGAAAAGCGGCGGCAGTTGTACGAGCTGGTGCTCGCTGCTCCTGCCGCGCTGAGCCGGGACGAGGCCGCTGACGCCACGGACCTTCCCCGGAGTACCGTGTCATTCCACCTGGACAGACTGGTGGCCGACGGACTGCTTGCCGTGGAGTTCCACAAGCCCGCCGGAAAGTCCGGGCCGGGGTCAGGGCGCCCCTCGAAGGTGTACCGGGCCGTTGCCCGTGAAGTGGGCGTTTCCGTGCCGGACAGGAACTACGACCTCGCCGGGGAGCTGATGGCAGCGGCCATCGACGAGGCGGCGGCAAACAACCAGCCGGTGCGTGACGTTCTCCTCGCCACCGCCTATGCCAAGGGGAAGTCGCTGGCCGCGGACAGCCAGGGCCTGGAGGACTTCCTCGTCGCTTTCGGCTACCGTCCCAATCCCGACGGCAGCGGCGGGTTCACGCTGCCCAACTGCCCCTTCCACCGCCTCTCGGAGGGGCACCCCGGTGTCGTCTGTGCCATGAACGGGGCCTTTCTCAGCGGGGCGGCGGCCGGCAGCGGCGAGCCGGAAGAACGGGTTGCGGCCAACAACAGCCCGGGGCAGTGCTGCGCCAGGATCACTCCGCGAGGAGCCTGA
- a CDS encoding class F sortase: MRRKAVLSLVGAAGLAAAILGGGSAQTLSREALPQSSLSAAAEPPSPSVEHRPLQEAAASPPVHIDYPAVEMDQAVLPLSLTEQEASLGSLVPPPTPDAYWLTPYGTPGPGSTNTTYIVGHSWEGRPSPFNGISSRAQPGDRLTVSTAQGPLVFTVDEITTEYKDTLRDSAIWDRVPGRFVLITCFTEDLWGTNIIIQASPLPSD; this comes from the coding sequence TTGCGGCGGAAAGCCGTCCTCTCCCTCGTGGGGGCGGCAGGCTTAGCGGCGGCAATCCTGGGCGGCGGGTCCGCGCAGACCCTGAGTCGAGAGGCCCTGCCGCAATCGTCTCTGTCGGCTGCCGCAGAGCCGCCGTCCCCCTCGGTGGAACATCGTCCACTGCAGGAAGCTGCCGCCTCGCCGCCCGTGCACATCGATTACCCCGCGGTGGAGATGGACCAAGCCGTCCTGCCGCTCTCTCTTACGGAGCAGGAGGCGAGCCTTGGCTCCCTTGTTCCTCCCCCTACTCCGGACGCTTACTGGCTGACCCCGTACGGCACACCTGGTCCAGGCTCCACCAACACGACGTACATCGTCGGGCACAGCTGGGAGGGGCGTCCTTCCCCCTTCAACGGGATCAGTTCACGCGCGCAGCCGGGCGATCGGCTGACCGTATCCACGGCGCAAGGGCCGCTGGTCTTCACCGTCGATGAGATCACCACGGAGTACAAGGACACCCTGAGGGACAGCGCGATCTGGGACAGGGTCCCGGGCAGGTTTGTCCTGATCACCTGCTTTACCGAGGATCTGTGGGGGACCAACATCATCATCCAGGCCAGCCCCCTGCCCTCGGATTAG
- a CDS encoding ice-binding family protein: MAGGAAGAVILAVALVWQQSPAFAATPVGLGTATSYSVLAGSAVTNTGPSTLQGDLGVSPGTAITGFPPGITAGAIHAADAVAVQAQSDLTTAYNAAAGQPLTTSVAGDLVGMTLTEGVYRSTSSLALSGQLTLDGQGNPNSVFVFQAASTLITASASSVILTNGAQACNVFWQVGSSATLGTASSFKGSILALTSITAETNAVVEGRVLARNGQVSLDTNVITNPACTPAATTPPISGTPTATATPTETASPTETATATATATSTPTATETASGSATATPTATTVDSPTATAAGGAGGAAGNGPGANGASSSAPAAAVPLAGTGAGGRNQGTNIDTAAGLPVGGQEALGIVMAALAVTAAIVFAARLVLGRRRSS, encoded by the coding sequence ATGGCAGGGGGTGCAGCCGGAGCCGTTATCCTGGCGGTCGCCTTGGTTTGGCAGCAGTCACCCGCCTTCGCTGCCACGCCGGTGGGTTTGGGCACTGCCACCTCCTACTCCGTGCTCGCCGGCTCCGCCGTGACCAACACCGGCCCATCCACCCTCCAGGGGGACCTGGGCGTCAGCCCCGGGACTGCAATCACAGGCTTTCCGCCAGGGATTACGGCGGGGGCCATCCACGCGGCAGATGCGGTTGCGGTGCAAGCGCAGTCGGACCTGACCACTGCCTATAACGCCGCAGCAGGGCAGCCGTTGACCACCAGCGTTGCAGGGGACCTTGTGGGCATGACGTTGACTGAAGGTGTCTACAGGTCCACCAGTTCGCTGGCCCTCAGCGGACAGCTCACCCTGGACGGGCAGGGCAACCCCAACTCCGTCTTCGTGTTCCAGGCGGCGTCGACTTTGATCACCGCGTCAGCCAGCAGCGTCATCCTCACCAACGGCGCCCAGGCCTGCAATGTGTTTTGGCAGGTAGGCAGTTCGGCCACCCTGGGTACCGCATCGAGTTTCAAAGGTTCCATTCTTGCCCTCACCTCCATAACAGCGGAGACCAACGCCGTTGTGGAGGGCCGGGTTCTCGCCCGTAACGGTCAGGTCTCCCTGGACACAAACGTGATCACCAACCCGGCTTGCACGCCAGCCGCAACCACACCGCCCATTTCGGGCACACCGACGGCCACGGCAACGCCCACGGAGACGGCCTCCCCGACTGAGACTGCGACTGCGACGGCGACTGCAACCAGCACACCAACTGCTACGGAGACAGCATCAGGGTCCGCCACAGCGACGCCGACTGCAACAACCGTCGACAGCCCGACGGCGACAGCCGCAGGTGGAGCAGGTGGAGCAGCGGGCAATGGGCCAGGTGCCAACGGCGCCAGTTCCTCCGCCCCTGCAGCAGCTGTCCCGCTGGCCGGTACTGGTGCGGGGGGACGGAACCAGGGCACGAACATTGATACGGCCGCGGGCCTCCCAGTTGGAGGTCAGGAGGCACTCGGAATAGTCATGGCGGCCCTTGCCGTGACCGCGGCCATCGTCTTTGCAGCCAGGCTGGTGCTCGGAAGGCGTCGGAGTAGTTAG
- a CDS encoding haloacid dehalogenase type II produces MKPSTIVFDVNETLSDMSPLAGRFEEVGAPASLAKLWFATLLRDGFALTAAGGNGSFAEIGAEALRGLFAGMDLDRDPDAAVEHVMAGLAGLGLHQDVPEGVKALKAAGFRLATLSNGATGVAEKLFNDAGIRDSFELLLSVEDAPAWKPARAAYGYAASTCGAAPDELLLVAVHPWDIHGAAKAGLGTAWINRSGVQYPKYFQAPDYTVPALDKLAAALA; encoded by the coding sequence GTGAAACCTTCCACCATTGTTTTCGACGTCAATGAAACCCTCTCGGACATGTCCCCCCTGGCAGGCAGGTTCGAAGAGGTAGGTGCACCGGCGTCCCTGGCCAAGCTGTGGTTTGCCACGCTGCTGCGCGACGGCTTTGCCCTCACCGCAGCCGGCGGCAACGGGTCTTTCGCCGAGATCGGTGCAGAGGCCCTGCGCGGCCTGTTCGCCGGCATGGACCTTGACAGGGATCCTGACGCTGCGGTGGAGCATGTGATGGCAGGACTGGCAGGGCTTGGCCTGCACCAGGACGTCCCGGAAGGAGTGAAGGCACTCAAAGCTGCGGGGTTCCGGCTGGCCACCTTGTCCAACGGCGCTACCGGGGTTGCCGAGAAACTGTTCAACGACGCCGGGATCAGGGACAGCTTTGAACTGCTGCTCTCCGTAGAGGACGCGCCGGCTTGGAAACCGGCACGGGCAGCCTACGGGTACGCCGCATCCACGTGCGGCGCAGCGCCCGATGAGCTGCTGCTGGTGGCCGTTCATCCCTGGGACATCCACGGGGCCGCGAAGGCCGGCCTCGGAACCGCATGGATCAACCGGTCCGGCGTCCAGTACCCCAAGTATTTCCAGGCTCCGGACTATACCGTGCCGGCGCTGGACAAGTTGGCTGCTGCCCTGGCCTGA
- a CDS encoding PEP/pyruvate-binding domain-containing protein, producing the protein MTEKFTGMLADFGAADLALAGGKGANLGELVRHGFPVPAGFVVTTAAYATLLAETGLGAELEGLLEAENAGARIRALFAESHVPACVTADIAAAYAALGGGPVAVRSSATAEDLPGAAFAGQQDTFLNVVGEQAVTRAVVECWASLWTDRAIAYRQRQEINPREVSIAVVVQDMVPADTAGVLFSANPVTGERGEIVVDASPGLGEAVVSGRVTPEHYVLDRSGRTKSFIPGAHEVVIRALAGGGTRESAGTGSRQAALGTGQLAELARLAIVPRIISAGRRTWNGPSPAGACTCSSRGR; encoded by the coding sequence ATGACTGAAAAATTTACCGGGATGCTCGCCGACTTCGGCGCCGCGGACCTGGCGTTGGCTGGCGGAAAGGGAGCCAATCTCGGTGAGCTCGTGCGCCACGGCTTCCCTGTTCCAGCGGGCTTTGTGGTCACAACCGCCGCCTACGCCACCCTGCTGGCAGAAACCGGCCTGGGCGCCGAACTGGAAGGGTTGCTCGAAGCCGAAAACGCCGGAGCACGGATCCGCGCGCTGTTCGCCGAATCCCACGTGCCGGCGTGCGTCACCGCTGATATTGCGGCGGCTTACGCCGCGCTGGGCGGCGGTCCGGTGGCCGTGCGTTCCAGTGCCACCGCCGAAGACCTGCCAGGAGCCGCCTTTGCCGGGCAACAGGACACTTTCCTGAACGTTGTCGGCGAGCAGGCAGTGACCCGTGCCGTGGTGGAATGTTGGGCTTCGCTGTGGACGGACCGCGCCATCGCCTACCGGCAGCGCCAGGAGATCAACCCGCGGGAAGTGTCGATTGCCGTCGTCGTGCAGGACATGGTGCCGGCGGACACCGCGGGAGTCCTGTTCAGCGCGAACCCGGTAACCGGCGAGCGCGGTGAAATCGTGGTCGATGCCAGCCCCGGCCTGGGCGAGGCCGTGGTTTCCGGACGCGTCACGCCGGAACACTACGTGCTGGACCGTTCGGGCCGGACAAAATCGTTCATCCCGGGCGCCCATGAGGTTGTGATCCGGGCCCTTGCCGGCGGGGGCACCCGGGAGAGCGCCGGCACGGGCAGCCGGCAGGCTGCCCTCGGCACAGGGCAGTTGGCGGAACTGGCGCGGCTGGCAATAGTGCCCAGGATCATTTCGGCCGGCCGCAGGACATGGAATGGGCCATCACCGGCGGGCGCCTGTACGTGCTCCAGTCGCGGCCGATGA